One Glycine max cultivar Williams 82 chromosome 6, Glycine_max_v4.0, whole genome shotgun sequence DNA segment encodes these proteins:
- the LOC100808294 gene encoding uncharacterized protein LOC100808294 precursor, with product MGISIRNSLVYVLLLFAFCEMQIIAGKDTLTCPFRRSPCFGKKVQCPSQCPLQSPSDPKAKVCNLDCDSPTCETKCKTRKPNCNGRGSACLDPRFVGADGIVFYFHGRRNENFALVSDANLQINARFIGLRPATRTRDYTWIQALGILYGSHQFTIEATPSPTWDDEIDHLKFSHNGNELVIPDSFLSTWQCPENKLRIERTSSKNSVSITLQEVADISINVVPVTKEDSRIHNYQIPDDDCFAHLEVQFKFHGLSNKVEGVLGKTYQPDFQNPAKLGVAMPVVGGEDRYRTTSLVSADCGVCLFDAREGSEKKMNSESEYGVLDCTGAANSGNGIVCRR from the exons ATGGGGATCTCAATTAGGAATAGCTTAGTGTATGTCCTGCTGTTGTTTGCATTCTGTGAAATGCAAATCATTGCAGGAAAAGACACTCTAACCTGCCCTTTTCGGAGAAGTCCATGCTTTGGGAAGAAAGTACAATGCCCTTCTCAGTGCCCTCTTCAATCACCATCCGACCCAAAAGCCAAAGTCTGCAATCTTGACTGTGATTCTCCCACATGTGAAACTAAATGCAAAA CTCGCAAACCAAATTGCAATGGCCGTGGCTCTGCATGCCTGGACCCCCGTTTCGTCGGAGCAGACGGAATTGTCTTCTACTTCCACGGAAGAAGAAACGAGAATTTCGCATTAGTATCAGACGCAAACCTCCAAATCAACGCGCGTTTCATCGGCCTCAGGCCAGCAACAAGAACAAGAGACTATACTTGGATTCAAGCACTGGGAATCCTCTATGGTTCTCACCAGTTCACCATTGAGGCCACCCCATCACCAACATGGGATGATGAAATTGACCACTTGAAGTTCTCACACAATGGAAATGAACTTGTCATCCCTGATAGTTTCCTCTCTACATGGCAGTGCCCAGAAAACAAACTTAGAATAGAGAGAACATCAAGCAAGAACAGTGTTAGCATAACTCTCCAAGAAGTTGCTGATATATCTATCAATGTTGTGCCTGTGACTAAGGAAGATAGTAGAATCCATAATTACCAAATTCCTGATGATGATTGCTTTGCTCACTTGGAGGTGCAGTTCAAATTCCATGGTTTGTCTAACAAAGTTGAAGGGGTTCTTGGAAAGACTTATCAGCCAGATTTTCAGAACCCTGCAAAGTTGGGAGTGGCAATGCCTGTGGTTGGAGGGGAAGACAGGTACAGAACCACATCACTTGTTTCTGCTGATTGTGGGGTGTGTTTGTTTGATGCAAGAGAAGGTtcagagaagaagatgaactCTGAGAGTGAATATGGTGTGCTGGATTGCACTGGTGCTGCCAACAGTGGAAATGGTATTGTTTGCAGAagatga